A genomic segment from Takifugu rubripes chromosome 20, fTakRub1.2, whole genome shotgun sequence encodes:
- the LOC101066289 gene encoding WD repeat-containing protein 47-like, whose translation MTPEETISVKEAEVIKVVLDFLNSRKLHISMLALEKESGIINGLYSDDMLFLRQLILDGEWEEVMQFIQPLEGMEKFEKKRFHFIIMKQKFLEALCVNNAMSAAEDPQNLELSMQEAVKCLHSLEEFCPTKEDYSKLCLLLTLPRLTHHAEFKDWNPSTARVHCFEEACSMVAEFIPADRKLSEAGFRASGNRLFQLLIKGILYECCVEFCQSKATGEEITESEVLLGVDLLCGNGCDELDLSLLSWLQNLSPSAFTCAFQQKTLSIHVDRLVKPGKAGHADLLTPLINRLSPCPTSPYRQRPHSADTYMSRSLNPALDGLSHGLAAQDKRGTEASAKAALSRSLVENNVHEQEDSPERKHPQVLAGPNTTRTPLTPGKDGGPPSSAETNERPDTTEHIQEYHRQRLRVQQHLEQKQQQKQLYQQMLLEGGVKPQDGTQNNLTEAFLNRSIRKLEEMNVGLDPRGDEAMVQLARAGNAAVVTADTCHTPDPGPPRDKPGRVVSSTPFTTGCHDLPPLSESPIPASQCADHIRGSRSQAQDDSGSSVTRNFQPSGKPRSPFVRVHQLEDTQAVRAVAFHPSGALYAVGSNSKTLRVCAYPETLSPSAPGTTKQPAVRFRRNKHHKGSIYCVAWSPCGQLLATGSNDKFVKVLPFSADTCNATGPDLEFSMHDGTIRDLAFMEGPESGGSILISAGAGDCNIYTTDCQRGQGLHALSGHTGHILTVFTWGGWMIASGSQDKTVRFWDLRVPSCVRVVGTSLHGSGSAVASVAVDPSGRLLATGQEDSTCMLYDIKGGRIVQTYRPHGSDIRSVRFSPGAHHLLTGSYDNKIVVSDLQGDLTKPLPQTVAGEHWDKVIQCRWHPHDQTFLSSSADRTVVLWGAKG comes from the exons ATGACGCCCGAGGAGACGATCAGCGTCAAGGAGGCCGAGGTGATCAAGGTGGTGCTGGACTTCCTGAACTCCAGGAAGCTGCACATCAGCATGCTGGCCCTGGAGAAGGAGAGCGGCATCATCAACGGACTCTACTCAGACGACATGCTCTTCCTCAG GCAACTCATCCTGGATGGCGAGTGGGAGGAAGTGATGCAGTTCATTCAGCCTTTGGAGGGAATGGAGAAGTTTGAGAAGAAAAG GTTCCACTTCATTATAATGAAACAGAAGTTCCTGGAAGCTCTCTGTGTGAATAACGCCATGTCTGCAGCTGAAGACCCTCAGAAT CTGGAGCTGTCGATGCAGGAGGCCGTCAAGTGTCTCCACAGCCTGGAGGAGTTCTGTCCGACCAAGGAGGACTACAGCAAGCTGTGCCTCCTCCTGACCCTGCCCCGTCTCACCCACCACGCTGAGTTCAAAGACTGGAATCCCAGTACCGCCCGGGTCCACTGCTTCGAGGAGGCCTGCTCCATGGTGGCCGAATTCATCCCCGCTGACAGGAAGCTGAGTGAGGCGGGCTTCAGGGCCAGCGGGAACcgcctcttccagctgctcaTCAAAGGGATCCTCTACGAGTGCTGCGTGGAGTTCTGCCAG AGCAAAGCGACCGGCGAGGAGATCACCGAGAGCGAGGTGCTGCTTGGCGTGGATTTGCTTTGCGGGAACGGCTGCGATGAACTGGACCTGTCGCTGCTCTCCTGGCTTCAGAACCTCTCTCCGAGCGCATTCACCTGCGCGTTCCAGCAGAAGACCCTCAGCATCCACGTGGACCGCCTGGTGAAGCCCGGCAAGGCCGGCCACGCCGACCTCCTCACCCCCTTGATCAACCGCCTGTCGCCCTGCCCCACCTCGCCTTACCGGCAGAGGCCCCATTCGGCCGACACCTACATGTCTCGCTCCCTCAACCCGGCTCTGGACGGGCTGTCTCACGGTCTGGCGGCTCAAGATAAGAGAGGGACGGAGGCCAGCGCAAAAGCCGCACTCAGTCGGAGTCTGGTGGAGAACAATGTGCACGAGCAGGAGGATTCACCTGAGAG GAAACACCCACAAGTGCTGGCGGGACCCAACACCACACGGAcacctttgacccctggaaAAGACGGAGGACCCCCCAGCAGCGCAGAAACAAATGAG CGTCCCGACACCACGGAGCACATCCAGGAGTACCACAGGCAGCGCCTCCGcgtgcagcagcatctggagcagaagcagcagcagaagcagctttacCAGCAGATGCtcctggagggaggggtgaaGCCCCAGGATGGAACCCAGAACAACCTGACGGAGGCTTTCCTCAACAG ATCCATtcggaagctggaggagatgaacGTGGGCTTGGACCCCAGAGGAGACGAGGCCATGGTGCAGCTGGCTCGGGCCGGGAACGCCGCCGTCGTGACAGCTGACACCTGCCACACCCCGGACCCCGGACCGCCGAGAGACAAGCCGGGCAGGGTGGTCAGCAGCACCCCCTTCACGACCGGATGTCACGACTTACCCCCCCTCAGCGAGTCCCCAATTCCTGCCAGTCAGTG TGCTGACCATATCAGGGGGTCTCGTTCACAAGCACAAGATGATTCTGGCTCCTCGGTCACGAGAAATTTCCAGCCG TCGGGAAAGCCCAGATCGCCGTTCGTGCGGGTGCACCAGCTGGAGGACACGCAGGCGGTGCGTGCCGTGGCCTTCCACCCCTCTGGAGCGCTTTACGCCGTGGGCTCCAACTCCAAAACCCTGAGAGTCTGCGCCTACCCGGAGACGCTGAGTCCTAG CGCTCCCGGGACCACCAAGCAGCCGGCGGTCCGCTTCAGGAGGAACAAACACCACAAGGGCTCCATCTACTGCGTGGCCTGGAGCCCCTGCGGGCAGCTGTTGGCCACCGGCTCCAATGACAAATTTGTCAAGGTCCTGCCCTTCAGCGCCGACACCTGCAACGCCACCG GGCCTGACCTGGAGTTCAGCATGCATGACGGCACCATCAGGGACCTGGCCTTCATGGAGGGCCCCGAGAGCGGGGGGTCCATCTTGATCAGTGCGGGCGCCGGAGACTGCAACATCTACACCACAGACTGCCAGCGAGGGCAGGGGCTCCACGCGCTGAGCGGCCACACTG GCCACATCCTGACTGTGTTCACCTGGGGAGGGTGGATGATCGCGTCTGGCTCCCAGGACAAGACGGTCCGGTTCTGGGACCTGCGAGTGCCCAGCTGCGTCCGAGTCGTGGGCACGTCTCTGCACGGCTCAG GAAGCGCGGTGGCCTCGGTGGCGGTGGACCCCAGCGGCCGCTTGCTGGCCACGGGTCAGGAGGACAGCACCTGCATGCTGTACGACATTAAGGGGGGGCGTATTGTGCAGACGTACCGCCCCCACGGTAGCGACATCCGATCGGTGCGCTTCTCCCCCGGAGCCCATCATCTCCTCACTGGCTCGTACGACAACAAGATCGTCGTCAGCGACcttcaag GTGACCTCACGAAGCCCCTCCCACAGACAGTGGCAGGAGAGCACTGGGATAAGGTGATCCAGTGTCGATGGCACCCCCACGATCagaccttcctctcctcctccgccgaTCGGACCGTCGTGCTCTGGGGCGCTAAAGGCTAA